A single Cannabis sativa cultivar Pink pepper isolate KNU-18-1 chromosome 7, ASM2916894v1, whole genome shotgun sequence DNA region contains:
- the LOC115698310 gene encoding reticulon-like protein B12: protein MGSLDRLFNRQRSVHEILGGGLVADVILWRQKNVTVGILLVTLAAWVVFEKSGYTLLSLLSSVFLLLIVILFIWAKSAAILNRPSPPLPELHLSEEMVNEMASFIRIRVNNLLRVSQDIALGKDSKLFFKVAGYLCLISFVGGMTDFLTLAYTSLVIILTIPALYERYEAHIDKFIIMEYRRLQQLYAFLDEKCFSKLQKWVVEKRKLS from the exons ATGGGCTCATTGGATCGGTTGTTTAACAGGCAAAGAAGTGTTCATGAGATCCTTGGAGGTGGTCTTG TTGCTGATGTGATTTTATGGAGACAAAAGAATGTGACTGTGGGGATACTATTAGTAACATTAGCTGCTTGGGTGGTTTTTGAGAAATCTGGCTATACTTTGTTATCTCTACTCTCTAGTGTTTTCCTCCTCCTCATTGTAATTCTCTTCATCTGGGCCAAATCTGCTGCAATTCTCAACAG ACCTTCTCCACCTCTACCAGAGTTGCATTTATCAGAAGAAATGGTAAATGAAATGGCTTCATTCATCCGCATTCGCGTCAATAATTTACTCAGAGTTTCTCAAGATATTGCTCTTGGTAAAGACTCAAAATTGTTCTTCAAAGTAGCTGGATACCTCTGTCTGATCTCCTTTGTTGGTGGCATGACTGATTTTCTTACTTTGGCATACACCA GTCTTGTCATTATATTAACAATTCCAGCCCTTTATGAGAGATATGAAGCTCATATTGACAAGTTCATCATAATGGAGTACAGAAGATTGCAGCAACTATATGCCTTCTTGGATGAAAAATGTTTCagcaaattgcaaaagtgggttgtggagaagagaaaactcagttAA
- the LOC115697618 gene encoding E3 ubiquitin-protein ligase HAKAI homolog — translation MLQIRLSKTPSTDGAGCAKPMPVDTVTVACPDHLVLADLPVAKGIGAAIAASLVKSVGRRSRRQLGERVHFCVRCDFPIAIYGRLSPCEHAYCLDCARSDSICYLCDERIQKIQTIKIMEGIFICAAPHCLKSFLKRIDFESHIHENHAELLQLNPEKEDIIESEAQSVKQSSVSDSNLRAPLRPGFSPSSNSQLHDRDDKARRQQTREQSVTRPIIQPKQPQGFNQVQNNQSDLQPDYRHQGFDRPGPHNPFQQQNFDSPGAVKQESGLYSDKQQGGLSETPFSEYPPMHAMQPPNYMMPMNSNQMMNPSLPFGYPPFPGDGSQPFYSAPYDMTRQDSTPEKGSEQGSLLGFPPGSAGNMHFQGNYHQPWNAGQANMPSEPPQAGQDSFTNMPDSQGKGPYYQGEFGRYPTPMANKGLEPMQAGDPRDGKGILAPQPMSLPPPPPPPHMSHQKRKYYSGDMGRDGQSYGWQHENRDSFGSGQD, via the exons ATGCTTCAGATTAGGCTTAGCAAAACCCCATCCACAGATGGTGCTGGATGTGCCAAACCCATGCCAGTGGACACAGTGACTGTGGCATGCCCAGATCACCTAGTCCTTGCTGATCTTCCTGTAGCAAAGGGTATTGGTGCGGCAATTGCTGCTTCACTTGTCAAAAGCGTAGGTCGGAGGTCCCGTCGTCAGCTTGGGGAAAGGGTCCATTTCTGTGTTCGCTGTGACTTCCCAATTGCGATATATGGACGTCTG AGCCCCTGTGAGCATGCCTACTGTCTGGACTGTGCCAGGAGTGATTCAATCTGCTATCT TTGTGATGAACGAATTCAGAAGATTCAAACAATCAAAATTATGGAGGGAATTTTCATCTGTGCAGCCCCTCATTGCCTAAAGTCTTTCTTGAAGAGGATAGACTTTGAATCTCATATTCATGAGAACCATGCAGAACTTCTTCAGTTAAATCCAGAGAAAGAAGATATTATTGAATCTGAAGCTCAGAGTGTCAAACAATCATCAGTATCTGATTCCAACCTTCGAGCGCCACTCAGGCCAGGCTTTTCTCCTAGTTCAAACTCACAGCTTCACGATCGAGATGACAAAGCTCGTCGTCAGCAAACAAGAGAACAATCAGTTACAAGGCCAATAATACAACCAAAGCAACCTCAAGGTTTCAATCAAGTACAGAATAATCAATCAGATCTGCAACCAGACTACCGACACCAAGGTTTTGATAGGCCTGGTCCCCACAACCCCTTCCAACAACAAAACTTTGACTCGCCAGGTGCTGTAAAGCAGGAATCTGGTCTGTATTCAGACAAACAACAAGGAGGTTTGTCTGAGACTCCCTTCTCTGAGTATCCACCCATGCATGCCATGCAGCCACCCAACTACATGATGCCAATGAACTCGAACCAGATGATGAATCCCTCCTTACCGTTTGGCTATCCTCCGTTCCCTGGCGATGGATCTCAACCATTTTACAGTGCTCCTTATGATATGACACGCCAAGATTCGACACCAGAAAAAGGATCAGAACAAGGGTCACTGTTGGGTTTCCCACCCGGTTCTGCAGGTAACATGCATTTCCAAGGAAACTATCACCAGCCTTGGAATGCAGGACAGGCCAATATGCCTTCTGAACCTCCTCAAGCAGGTCAAGATAGTTTCACTAACATGCCGGATTCTCAAGGAAAAGGTCCATATTACCAAGGAGAATTCGGACGCTATCCAACACCTATGGCGAACAAAGGGCTTGAACCAATGCAGGCCGGGGATCCCAGGGATGGCAAGGGTATATTAGCGCCGCAGCCCATGTCACTTCCTCCGCCTCCCCCACCTCCTCACATGTCACACCAGAAGCGCAAATATTATTCCGGTGATATGGGCCGAGATGGGCAAAGCTATGGATGGCAACACGAGAACCGAGACAGCTTTGGGAGTGGCCAGGACTAG
- the LOC115697351 gene encoding mitochondrial uncoupling protein 1 encodes MVADNAPKSNISFAGTFASSAFAACTAEIVSIPLDTAKVRLQLQKKAVEGMPLPKYNGLLGTVGTIAREEGLLALWKGIVPGLHRQCLFGGLRVGLYEPVKTLYVGQDFVGDVPLTKKILAALTTGALAITVANPTDLVKVRLQSEGKLPPGVPRRYSGAMNAYSTIVRQEGFGALWTGIGPNVARNAIINAAELASYDQVKQSILKLPGFTDNVVTHLFAGLGAGFFAVCIGSPVDVVKSRMMGDPSYKSTLDCFIRTLKNDGPLAFYKGFLPNFGRLGTWNVVMFLTLEQAKKFFKKE; translated from the exons ATGGTGGCTGATAACGCTCCCAAATCCAACATATCTTTCGCTGGAACCTTTGCCAGCAGTGCCTTCGCCGCTTGTACGGCCGAG ATTGTTAGTATTCCCTTGGACACTGCTAAAGTTAGGCTTCAACTCCAAAAGAAAGCAGTTGAGGGAATGCCCTTGCCAAAGTACAACGGTTTGCTGGGAACAGTTGGCACCATTGCCAGGGAAGAAGGTCTATTAGCACTATGGAAAGGAATTGTACCTGGGTTGCATCGTCAGTGTCTATTTGGAGGCTTAAGAGTTGGATTATATGAACCT GTTAAGACCTTATATGTAGGACAAGACTTTGTTGGAGATGTTCCTTTAACAAAGAAAATACTTGCTGCATTAACAACTG GTGCTCTAGCCATTACAGTTGCAAATCCGACTGATCTTGTAAAAGTTAGACTTCAATCAGAAGGAAAGCTTCCCCCTGGGGTGCCGAGACGCTATTCTGGAGCAATGAATGCTTATTCCACCATTGTCAGACAG GAAGGCTTTGGGGCTCTGTGGACTGGAATTGGACCCAATGTAGCAAGAAATGCTATTATAAATGCTGCTGAGCTAGCCAGCTATGATCAAGTGAAGCAG TCGATTTTGAAACTACCAGGGTTTACCGATAATGTTGTTACACATCTTTTTGCTGGTCTTGGGGCAGGTTTCTTTGCTGTCTGTATTGGCTCACCTGTTGATGTG GTTAAGTCGAGAATGATGGGAGATCCTTCTTACAAAAGCACACTTGACTGTTTCATCAGAACTTTGAAGAATGAT GGTCCTCTTGCTTTTTACAAGGGTTTCTTGCCAAATTTTGGACGGCTGGGAACCTGGAATGTCGTTATGTTCCTAACTCTAGAACAG GCCAAGAAGTTCTTCAAAAAAGAATAG